In Ruminiclostridium papyrosolvens DSM 2782, the following proteins share a genomic window:
- a CDS encoding putative RNA methyltransferase has protein sequence MSKTLFQCPNCKKPLNKGQKQYFCPKGHSFDIAKQGYVNLLLSSHIGAGKPGDSKEMLKSRREFLDKGYYQEFSDTLNSMVVETLKAEPNMSIFDAGCGEGYYVNRLKQSLSAFDNTKTLDMYGIDVSKSAIQYAAGRDKDIHFAVASSYHVPLLDNSVDYILCIFAPRDEREFKRILKPSGKLLVAAPGPRHLYSLRNFIYDSPDIIGQKGTIEEGYKLLEHKIVSYSITINDKEDIFNLFNMTPYSRHADTDTENKLKTTQEFSTEVEINIRVYQNA, from the coding sequence GTGAGTAAAACTTTATTTCAGTGTCCTAATTGCAAAAAACCTTTAAATAAAGGGCAAAAACAGTACTTTTGCCCAAAGGGACACAGTTTTGATATCGCGAAGCAAGGATATGTAAATCTTCTGCTTTCAAGTCATATCGGGGCAGGAAAACCCGGTGACAGTAAGGAAATGCTTAAAAGCCGCAGAGAATTTCTTGATAAAGGTTATTATCAGGAGTTTTCCGATACCCTCAATAGTATGGTTGTTGAAACGTTGAAAGCTGAACCTAATATGAGTATTTTTGATGCAGGTTGCGGCGAGGGTTATTATGTTAACAGACTGAAGCAAAGCTTATCTGCTTTTGATAATACAAAGACCTTGGACATGTACGGTATAGATGTGTCTAAATCAGCAATACAATATGCTGCGGGTCGTGACAAGGATATACATTTTGCAGTTGCAAGCAGTTACCATGTACCCCTACTAGACAATTCCGTTGATTATATATTGTGTATCTTCGCTCCCAGAGATGAGCGGGAGTTCAAGCGTATTTTAAAACCTTCCGGGAAGCTGTTAGTAGCTGCACCCGGTCCCAGACACCTTTATAGTCTGCGGAATTTTATCTACGATAGTCCGGACATAATAGGTCAAAAGGGTACCATAGAAGAAGGCTATAAGCTTTTAGAGCATAAAATTGTGTCCTACTCAATCACTATCAACGACAAAGAAGACATTTTCAATCTGTTCAACATGACTCCATACAGTCGTCACGCTGATACAGACACGGAAAACAAACTTAAAACAACTCAAGAATTCAGTACGGAAGTAGAAATAAATATAAGAGTGTACCAAAATGCCTAA